GTGGGTGTGCGGGTCGACGAAGCCGGGGACCACCGCGGCCCCGCCCAGGTCGAATTCCTGATCCGCGGTGCGCCCCTCCAGGTATTTCTCGACGTCCCTCGTCGCCCCGACGGCGAGGAGCCGGCCGTTCTCCACCAGAAAACAGCTGTCCTCGTAAACGGTCAGCTTCCCCTGTTCCTCCCCCGCAGCGGGGCGTCTGCCCATCAGGGGCGTATAAATGCGTGCATGTCTGAATAGCTTCAAGGCCACGCCGACAGCTCCTTTCCGAAAACGCAAAATTGCAAGATGCCCGAAGGTCGAAAGCGCGGGGACATCGACATGCCCCCGCGCCCGAAAAAATCAAAGAGAATTGTCGTGGGGTCCTCCCTGTATCCCCACCATTATATATCCGTTATATATCCCTCGTATCCGTTTCGTGCCTCAATCCAGGGGCCCGACCGCGGCCTCCGCAGCGTCCAGAACCGCGCCGCCGCGGGTCAGCTTGATGGCCCGATCGATCAGCGGGTACAGGAACTCGTCCTCCCTCAGAAAGGGAATCGCGGAGCGGATGCAGGCGTGCGCGGCGCCCGTCCCCTTGCCCGGCCTCAGGTCCTTCAGGCTGAACTCGAGCGCCTGGGCGCCCGTCAGGAGCTCCACGGCCACGACCTTCCGGACGTTGTCCAGGATCGCCGCGGCCTTGCGGGCGGAGTAGCCCCCCATGGAGACGTGGTCCTCCTGATTCGCCGACGTCGGGATGGAATCCACGCAGGACGGGTGGGCCAGCACCTTGTTCTCCGAGACCAGGGAGGCAGAGACGTACTGCGGGATCATGAAGCCGCTGTTCAGACCGCTGCCCTCGATCAGGAAGGGAGGCAGGCCGGAGAGCGAGGCATCGACCATCCGGGCCTGGCGCCGCTCGGAGATGCTGCCGAACTCGGCCATGGCTATCCCGAAGAAATCCAGGGCCAGGGCCAGGGGCTCGCCGTGGAAGTTCCCCCCGCTCAGGGCCTCCCCGTCGTCGGGGAAGATCAGGGGGTTGTCCGTGACGGAGTTGATCTCCGTCTCCAGCACGCCGCGGACGTAGGCCAGCGCGTCCCGGCCCGCGCCGTGCACCTGGGGCACGCAGCGCAGCGAGTAGGCGTCCTGGACGCGGTCCCTCTTGTACCGCTCGACGATGCCGCTGCCCTCGATCAGGCGGCGCAGGTTCGAGGCCACGGCGTTCTGCCCCCTGAAGGGCCGGAGCGCATGGGTGCGGGCGTCGTAAGCGTAGGGGACGCCGTGAAGCGCCTCCATCGACAGGGCGGCGGCGACATCCGCGGTGCGGGCCAGGCGTTCGGCGTCCAGCAGAACAAGCGCGCCCACCGCGTTCATGACCGTGGTCCCGTTGTTGAGGGCCAGGCCCTCCTTGGCCCCGAGCGAGACCGGGGCCAGGCCCGCGTCCGACAGGGCCTCTGCGGCCGGGACGACCCTGCCCCGATACTCCGCCATCCCCTCCCCCATGAGGCCGAGAGCCAGATGGGAGAGCGGGCACAGGTCACCCGAGGCCCCGACCGAACCCTGACAGGGGATGAGGGGATGAATGCCCGCGTTCAGCAGCCCAACGAGGCCGGAGAGCGTCCTGAGGCTGATGCCCGAGTGCCCACGGCTGAGCGTGTTTATTCGCAGCAACATGATGGCGCGCGTGACGTCCACGGGGTAGGGCTCTCCGACCCCGCAGGCGTGGCTGCGCAGCAGGTTCTCCTGAAGTGCGGCGCGGTCCTCCCGCGATATCCTCACCGAGGCCAGGTCCCCAAACCCCGTCGTGATGCCGTAGATCACCCGGTCGGATTCCGCCCAGCGCTCCACGAGGGCGGCGGCCCTCCCGACGGCCCGAACCGCGTCCTCTCCAAGGCGCACCGCATCCCCATGCCGCGCGACGCGCACGATGTCGTCCAGCTTCAGTGACAGCCCGTCCAGGGTAATGGTGCGTCCACTCAATCAATATCCCTCCTGAAAAAATCGACATGGGGGCTTCGCCCCCACCACGGTCACGTCCTAAAAACATGTCACGAATTTTAATGAAAATTCCTTAATTCAGCAATAGCAACTATCTATTATGGAATCACGTCTCATCGGCATCAGGGCGCATCGACGCATGAAGGCATAGAAAAACGGGGCGAATGAATTTGAGGGAGGCGGGGAGAATCCCCCCTCGATCTGCTATAATGGCGTCAAGGATCGAGAACCCCTGCGGTATTCGTGATCGAGATAATGTCTTGAGCCAACGCTCGATTTCCACGAGGATGTATGTCCTTGTCGGGGATGACGACCGAACGTTGACTGAACTGAGACAGGGTAATCCTCACCTTAATGGGAACGGGTCAAGACTTTCTAGACACGGTATTCGCGGGGACTTGTTTCGAGCGGTGGACCGGTGAGGCCTTACACGGCCTGGCCGGTTTTTTGTTTATGGCCTTACGGCAGGGGGTGGGCATGACGGAGACGTTCGTGAAGGTGCGGGCAACCCGCTGGATGGCCGGCGGCCGCTCGGACATCGAGGAATCCGTGCTGGAGGAGACCGTGCTGATGGAGCGGGAGTTCTCCCTGCACATCAACGGGCGTGTCGTCTGCCGCCAGGCGTTTTTGCCCGGCGGTGCACACGAGCTGGCGGTGGGCTGGCTCTGTTCCGAGGGGTACATCGAGCGGGCGGGGGACATCCTGGACATCGAGGCCGACGAGGGGGCGGGCAGCGTATCCGTCCGCCTGCCGAGTCCCATGACACGGCGGGAGCCGGGGCCGCTGCCGCCCCTCGAGTGGGACCCCGCGACCGTACTGGGACATTCCCGCGCCTTTTTGGAGCGCTCCTCGCTCTTTCGCGAGACGGGCGGCGTCCACTCCGCCCTGATGGTCCGGGGGCCGGAGGCGCTGTGTTTCGCCGAGGACCTGGGGCGCTTCAACGCGCTGGACAAGTGCCTGGGCAAGGCGCTGCTGACGGGCACGGACCCGGGCCGATGCATGCTCTTCACCAGCGGCCGGCTGCCGCTGGGGATCGTGCTCAAGGTTATCCGCGCGGGTATCCCGATGGTCGTCTCGCGCTCGGCGCCGACCGATGCGGCGCTCGAGCTGGCGTCGCGCTGCCGCCTTCAGGTCGTCGGGTTCGCGCGGGGCGACCGCATGACCCTGTACGGGCATGACCCTGTACGGGATGAATAGGCGACAGCTGGCATGACCCGCCCCCGGCCCTGGGGCCGGGGGCGGGTTTCCGTCTGTTCCTTCAGCGTTACCGTTCGGCCTGCCCGTCCGCTTCGGAGAGCCGTTCCAGCAGGCTCTGGAGCCCCAGCGCCTTGGCCCAGGAGGCCTCCTGGAACTTGCCGTCCACCTTGCGGTACGGTGCGTCCGGCGTCTCGACGTTCAGAAGCTCGGTCGTCAGGCGCCCCTTGAGGCACAGCGGCCGTCCGGGACCAGGCGGCTGGGCCTTCACCGCAACGCCCTTCCCATTCCTCTTCAATACCTCGAACGAGCAGCCGTAGTCGCACACGCGGCAGCGCTTGACCTCCTTCGTCAGGTCCCAGGCCCTGCCCTTGCGCGCGGCGCGCCGGTCCGTCAGGGCTCCGACGGGGCAGACGGAGACACAGCGATTGCAGGAGACGCACTTCGACTCCTCCAGCGTCCGATCGTCGTCCGCGACGATGCGCGTCTTGTACCCACGCCCGGCGAAGGCCAGAACCTGGCGCTCCTCCTTCACCTGATAGCAGACCCGGACGCACTTGCCGCAAAGGATGCACTTGCTGTCGTCCTTGGCGATGTAGGGACTGGAGAGGTCGATGCGGTCGGACCTGCGGACGCCCTCGTGATCGCGGAAGCGGACCCCGTAGCGCCAGGCGTACTTCTGAAGCAGGCATTCCCCGGCCTTGTCGCAGGTCAGGCAGTCGTTGGGATGGCTGTCCAACAGGAGCTGCAGGATCGCCCGACGGTATCGGACGATCCGATCCGTCTCGGTCCGGACGTCCATGCCGTCCCGGGCCAGCAGCGAGCAGGAGGTCTGGAGCTTGCGGCTTCCCCCCACCTCGACGATGCACAGACGGCAGGCGGAGACCACCGGCAGGCTTTTATCCTGGCACAGGGCCGGAATCTCGATTCCAAGCTCCAGGGCCGCATCCATGACGGTCGTCCCGGACGGGACGGAGACGGCCTGTCCGTCTATCTTCAATGTGATGTTTGCCATGGTAGCCGCCTCCCCCTCAGCGTTTCACGATGGCGCCCACCGGGCAGGCGGCAGCGCAGGCTCCGCACTTGACGCATCGGGCGGGGTCGATGACGTGCCGCTCCTTGGGCTTGCCGGCGATGCAGGAGGCGGGACACCCGCGCGCACATCGGGTACAGCCGATGCACTTCTCCGTGACGAAGTAGGAGAGCAGCGCCTTGCAGGCGTGCGCGGGGCACGTTTTCTCCCCGACGTGCGCCTCGTACTCGCCGCGGAAGTAGTGAAGCGTGCTGAGCACCGGGGTCGCGGCGGTCTGCCCCAGGCCGCAGAGCGAGGTGGCGGTGATCACGTCACCCAAGTCCTCCAGGACGGCGAGATCCTCCGCCTCACCCCGCCCGCCGGTAATCTTCTCCAGGGTCTCGAGCATCCGCTTGGTCCCCTCGCGGCAGGGCACGCACTTGCCACAGGACTCCTCGACGGTGAACTCCAGGAAGAAGCGCGCGATGTCCACCATGCAGTCGGTGTCGTCCATCACGACCATGCCGCCCGACCCCATGATGGAGCCGATCCTCGCGAGGGAGGCGAAGTCCACGGGGGTATCGAACAGCTCCCGCGGGATGCAGCCGCCCGAGGGGCCGCCGGTCTGGACGGCCTTCACCTCGTGCCCCTCCGCGGCGCCCCCGCCGATCCCGTAGACGATCGACTCGATCGTGGTCCCCATGGGAACCTCCACGAGCCCGGCGTTGCACACCTTGCCCACGAGCGAGAACACCTTGGTGCCCGGCGAGTCCTCCGTCCCGATCCCCAGGAACCAGTCCGCACCCCTGTCCATGATCAGGGGGACGTTCGCGAAGGTCTCCACGTTGTTGATGATCGTGGGACAGTCCCAAAGCCCCCTGTGGGACGTGCGGTAGACCTTGGTCCGCGGCATTCCCCGCTTGCCCTCGATGGACTCGATCAGCGCCGTCCCCTCGCCGCAGACGAAGGCGCCCGATCCGAGCCGAAGCTCGATGTCAAAGCCGAAGTCCGAGCCCAGGATCCCGCGCCCCAGAAGGCCGCGTTCCCGGGCCTGGGCGATGGCGATTTTCAGGTGCTCCACCGCCAGCGGGTACTCGGCGCGGACGTAGATGAAGCCCGTATCCGCACCGACCGCATAGCCGGCGATGGCCATGCCCTCCAGGACGGAGTGGGGATCGTTCTCCAGGACGGAGCGATCCATGAAGGCCCCGGGGTCGCCCTCGTCCGCGTTGCAGACGATGTACTTCTGAGGCACGTCGTGACGGAGGGCCTCCGCCCACTTCTTCCCCGTCGGGAACCCCGCTCCGCCCCGGCCCCTGAGGTTGGAGCGCGTCATCTCCCCGACGACCTCGTCCGGGGTCATCTCCGTCAGGACCCTGGACAGGGCGGCGTATCCGCCGAGCGCCACGTAATCCTCCACATTTTTGGGATCGATGATGAAGCAGTTGCGCAGCACGAGCCGAAGCTGCTTCTCGTAAAAGCTCCCGGTCAGACGATACTCCCCGTCGACGAGCGCGACGTCCGTCCTCTCCCGCAGACGTTCGTCCAGATGGACACGAGCCTTCTCCCTCAGGCTCACGAGTGCCTCCGCGTCAAGCCCCCTCACCATCTCCGCAATCGCAGTTGTCATCGCCATTCCCCTCCCCTGTATTCCGCGATGAACCGATGAACCCCTTAAGGAAGACCCCGCCGGTGGGCCTATCGGTATTTGTCCAGAGTGGCCTTGACCTTCTCCGGCGTCAGGTTGCCGTGCTGTTCTCCATCGATGGCGATCACTGGCGCGATGCCGCAGGCCCCGAGGCACCGCGTCGGCGTGATGGAGAACTGGAGGTCCGGGGTCGTCTCCCCGGCCTTGATCCCAAGCTCGCGCTCGAGGGCCTGCATGACGGTCTCGACGCCCTTGACGTAGCAGGCCGTGCCCAGGCAGACGCTGATGTCGTGCCGCCCCTTGGGGATGAAGGTGAACTGGGAATAGAAGGTCGCCACGCCGTAGACCTCCGACATCGGAACCCTGAGCTCCTTCGACACGATCTCCAGCACCTCCCTGGGGAGGTACCCGAAGCGGGACTGCGCATCCTGCAGGACGGGCATCAGCACACCCTTACGGGACCTGTTGTCGTCTATGAAGTTACGGAATGCCTGGATCTTCTCGCGATTTGCCTCCAGATCGAACGTGAAAACAGCCATTTTTGGAAACCCCCTCCGTTTCGGCCAGCGGAGTTGGGGACACGCCCCCCCTTCCCCGACACCCGGTTATGGTACAATCTACATCAAGGTTGACTAGTTGAATATTTCACTCAATTTGGGGCTGGCCCTATTGTAGCGTCAAAGCGCCGAATTGACTACCCGAGAGACATTGACCATCTCTAAAGTTTAGGATAGCTCCGAAAAGGCGTCTTTTTCGGGCGCGTTATTTCCGAGAAAGAGAGCCCGAGTTGGGGCAAAAAGGGGGGGACGGACTTGGTAAAATTGAATGTAGACGGACACGGCGTCGAGGTCGCTCCGGGGACGACGATCATCGAGGCGGCCCGGTCGGTGGGCGTGGAGATTCCCAATCTCTGTTACGACAAGCATCTGACCGCGTTCTCGGGGTGCCGGATGTGCGTGGTCGAGCTCGAGGGGTCGAAGAAGCTCGTGACCTCCTGTTCGACCCTGGTCAAGGAGGGCATGGTCGTCAAGACAAAAACGGAGCGGATCGTCCGCTACCGCAAGAGCCTCCTGGACCTCATCCTGGGGAACCACCCGCAGGACTGCCTGACCTGCGAGAAGGTCGGGAACTGCAAGCTGCAGGACCTGTGCTACGAGTACGGGGTCCAGAAGAGCCGCTGGCCGCGCACGAACACCGTCTTTCCCCTGGACGAGGCCAACCCCGTCATGATCCGCGACCAGAACAAGTGCATCAAGTGCGGCAAGTGCGTCCGGGTCTGCCGCGAGATTCAGGTGACGGGGACTGTCGACTTCGTGGGGCGCGGGGTGAACTCGACGGTCACGACGTCCTTCGACCGCCCCATCGACCGCGAGATCTGCCGGATGTGCGGGCAGTGCGTCGCCGCCTGCCCCACGGGCGCGCTGATCAACAAGCATTTCGTCGGAACCCGTCCCTGGGAGGTCACAAAGGTGCGGACCACCTGTCCCTTCTGCGGCACGGGCTGCAACTTCGACCTGAACGTCAAGAACGGACGCGTCGTGGGCGTG
This genomic interval from uncultured Fretibacterium sp. contains the following:
- the hutH gene encoding histidine ammonia-lyase, with protein sequence MSGRTITLDGLSLKLDDIVRVARHGDAVRLGEDAVRAVGRAAALVERWAESDRVIYGITTGFGDLASVRISREDRAALQENLLRSHACGVGEPYPVDVTRAIMLLRINTLSRGHSGISLRTLSGLVGLLNAGIHPLIPCQGSVGASGDLCPLSHLALGLMGEGMAEYRGRVVPAAEALSDAGLAPVSLGAKEGLALNNGTTVMNAVGALVLLDAERLARTADVAAALSMEALHGVPYAYDARTHALRPFRGQNAVASNLRRLIEGSGIVERYKRDRVQDAYSLRCVPQVHGAGRDALAYVRGVLETEINSVTDNPLIFPDDGEALSGGNFHGEPLALALDFFGIAMAEFGSISERRQARMVDASLSGLPPFLIEGSGLNSGFMIPQYVSASLVSENKVLAHPSCVDSIPTSANQEDHVSMGGYSARKAAAILDNVRKVVAVELLTGAQALEFSLKDLRPGKGTGAAHACIRSAIPFLREDEFLYPLIDRAIKLTRGGAVLDAAEAAVGPLD
- a CDS encoding NADH-ubiquinone oxidoreductase-F iron-sulfur binding region domain-containing protein, translated to MTTAIAEMVRGLDAEALVSLREKARVHLDERLRERTDVALVDGEYRLTGSFYEKQLRLVLRNCFIIDPKNVEDYVALGGYAALSRVLTEMTPDEVVGEMTRSNLRGRGGAGFPTGKKWAEALRHDVPQKYIVCNADEGDPGAFMDRSVLENDPHSVLEGMAIAGYAVGADTGFIYVRAEYPLAVEHLKIAIAQARERGLLGRGILGSDFGFDIELRLGSGAFVCGEGTALIESIEGKRGMPRTKVYRTSHRGLWDCPTIINNVETFANVPLIMDRGADWFLGIGTEDSPGTKVFSLVGKVCNAGLVEVPMGTTIESIVYGIGGGAAEGHEVKAVQTGGPSGGCIPRELFDTPVDFASLARIGSIMGSGGMVVMDDTDCMVDIARFFLEFTVEESCGKCVPCREGTKRMLETLEKITGGRGEAEDLAVLEDLGDVITATSLCGLGQTAATPVLSTLHYFRGEYEAHVGEKTCPAHACKALLSYFVTEKCIGCTRCARGCPASCIAGKPKERHVIDPARCVKCGACAAACPVGAIVKR
- the nuoE gene encoding NADH-quinone oxidoreductase subunit NuoE, with protein sequence MAVFTFDLEANREKIQAFRNFIDDNRSRKGVLMPVLQDAQSRFGYLPREVLEIVSKELRVPMSEVYGVATFYSQFTFIPKGRHDISVCLGTACYVKGVETVMQALERELGIKAGETTPDLQFSITPTRCLGACGIAPVIAIDGEQHGNLTPEKVKATLDKYR
- a CDS encoding formate dehydrogenase accessory sulfurtransferase FdhD, coding for MTETFVKVRATRWMAGGRSDIEESVLEETVLMEREFSLHINGRVVCRQAFLPGGAHELAVGWLCSEGYIERAGDILDIEADEGAGSVSVRLPSPMTRREPGPLPPLEWDPATVLGHSRAFLERSSLFRETGGVHSALMVRGPEALCFAEDLGRFNALDKCLGKALLTGTDPGRCMLFTSGRLPLGIVLKVIRAGIPMVVSRSAPTDAALELASRCRLQVVGFARGDRMTLYGHDPVRDE
- a CDS encoding 2Fe-2S iron-sulfur cluster-binding protein, encoding MANITLKIDGQAVSVPSGTTVMDAALELGIEIPALCQDKSLPVVSACRLCIVEVGGSRKLQTSCSLLARDGMDVRTETDRIVRYRRAILQLLLDSHPNDCLTCDKAGECLLQKYAWRYGVRFRDHEGVRRSDRIDLSSPYIAKDDSKCILCGKCVRVCYQVKEERQVLAFAGRGYKTRIVADDDRTLEESKCVSCNRCVSVCPVGALTDRRAARKGRAWDLTKEVKRCRVCDYGCSFEVLKRNGKGVAVKAQPPGPGRPLCLKGRLTTELLNVETPDAPYRKVDGKFQEASWAKALGLQSLLERLSEADGQAER